A genomic window from Sphingomonas taxi includes:
- a CDS encoding beta-glucosidase family protein, whose translation MALAVLLGSAGSAGAQTARSPQTSEANADRRASETERRMQPDERTVLTRGLWAIPLIPNVTIPAEAVLGAGYVTGIPRLDVPALVETDASLGVSYIAGLRKDGATALPSATAMGSTWNPGLIRRGGAMIAGEARAKGFNVLLGGGINLMRDPRNGRTFEYFGEDPLHSGVLGGAAIDGVQSQHVLSTVKHFALNAQETGRHAVDGRIADDAFRMSDLLAFEIAIDQGKPGAVMCAYNRVEGAPACGSDYLLNRVLKRDWRYPGFVMSDWGAVGATDFALAGLDQQSGAQIDKQVFFGAPLAAAAARDPAYAGRVADMNRRILRSIYAIGLDANPPVKAPIDFAANAAIARAVEDEGIVLLRNRNALLPLSKDVGSIVVIGGYADAGVLSGGGSTQVQPVGGPAVSLPMGGEGPLAKYNNQTFHGTAPLAAIRALAPKAKVTFVDGRYPAEAAAVARRADVAIVFATQWMSEGADVPDLSLPGGQDTTIAVVAAANPKTIVVLETGGPVLMPWLERTGAVLEAWYGGAKGGDAIAATLFGDVNPSGRLPVTFPASIEQLPRPALPYAGMIDRDFAAGLAAGKSYPIDYNIEGADVGYRWFARKGAVPLFPFGFGLGYTTFEHGAVKIVGGANPRATATIRNTGTRAGSDVAQLYLVSTPAGRTLRLAGFAKVAVESGAIATATIPIELRLLADNKGGRWSMPAGTYRFALGRSATDLGPAVTVTFPARQWR comes from the coding sequence GTGGCGCTTGCCGTCCTGCTGGGCTCCGCCGGATCGGCAGGCGCGCAAACCGCCCGGTCCCCGCAAACCAGCGAAGCGAACGCCGATCGACGTGCATCCGAAACCGAACGACGCATGCAGCCCGATGAACGGACGGTGCTGACCCGCGGCCTGTGGGCAATCCCGCTGATCCCGAACGTGACGATACCAGCCGAGGCAGTGCTGGGCGCGGGCTATGTCACCGGCATCCCGCGGCTCGACGTGCCGGCACTGGTTGAAACCGATGCGAGCCTGGGCGTGTCGTACATCGCGGGACTGCGCAAGGACGGCGCGACGGCATTGCCGTCGGCGACGGCGATGGGGTCTACGTGGAACCCCGGTCTGATCCGTCGTGGCGGTGCGATGATCGCGGGCGAGGCGCGTGCGAAGGGCTTCAACGTTCTGCTGGGCGGCGGGATTAACCTGATGCGCGATCCGCGCAACGGGCGGACGTTCGAATATTTCGGTGAGGATCCGCTGCATTCCGGCGTGCTGGGCGGCGCAGCGATCGACGGCGTGCAGTCTCAGCACGTCCTTTCCACGGTCAAGCATTTCGCCCTCAACGCGCAGGAGACCGGGCGGCATGCGGTGGACGGCAGGATCGCCGACGATGCCTTTCGCATGAGCGACCTGCTCGCCTTCGAGATCGCGATTGACCAGGGTAAGCCCGGAGCGGTCATGTGCGCCTACAACCGCGTTGAGGGCGCGCCGGCGTGCGGCAGCGACTATCTGCTCAACCGCGTGCTGAAGCGGGATTGGCGCTATCCCGGCTTCGTGATGTCGGACTGGGGCGCCGTCGGCGCCACCGATTTCGCGCTCGCCGGACTCGACCAGCAGTCGGGTGCGCAAATCGACAAGCAGGTGTTCTTCGGCGCGCCGCTGGCGGCCGCCGCGGCGCGCGATCCCGCCTACGCCGGTCGCGTCGCCGACATGAACAGGCGCATCCTGCGCTCGATTTATGCGATCGGCCTGGATGCCAACCCGCCGGTGAAGGCGCCGATCGATTTTGCCGCAAACGCCGCGATCGCCCGTGCGGTCGAGGACGAGGGCATCGTGCTGCTGCGCAACCGGAACGCGCTGTTGCCGCTGTCGAAGGACGTGGGCTCGATCGTGGTGATCGGTGGCTATGCCGATGCGGGCGTTCTGTCAGGCGGCGGATCGACGCAGGTCCAGCCCGTCGGAGGGCCGGCGGTATCATTGCCGATGGGCGGCGAAGGCCCCCTCGCCAAATACAACAACCAGACCTTCCACGGCACCGCGCCGCTCGCAGCGATCCGTGCGCTGGCGCCCAAGGCGAAGGTGACGTTCGTCGATGGGCGTTATCCTGCTGAGGCCGCCGCGGTCGCGCGCCGCGCCGACGTCGCCATCGTCTTCGCAACGCAGTGGATGAGCGAGGGTGCCGACGTGCCCGATCTGTCGCTGCCTGGGGGGCAGGACACGACGATCGCCGTGGTCGCCGCTGCCAATCCCAAGACGATCGTCGTGCTAGAAACCGGCGGCCCGGTGTTGATGCCCTGGCTCGAGCGGACGGGGGCAGTGCTCGAGGCGTGGTATGGCGGCGCGAAGGGCGGCGATGCGATCGCGGCGACGCTGTTCGGCGACGTGAACCCGTCGGGTCGGTTGCCGGTAACGTTCCCGGCCTCGATCGAGCAGCTGCCGCGGCCGGCGCTACCTTATGCGGGGATGATCGACCGCGATTTCGCCGCCGGGTTAGCGGCGGGCAAGAGCTATCCGATCGATTACAACATCGAGGGCGCGGACGTCGGCTATCGCTGGTTCGCACGCAAGGGGGCGGTGCCGCTGTTCCCGTTCGGGTTTGGCCTCGGCTATACGACCTTCGAGCACGGCGCGGTGAAGATCGTCGGTGGTGCGAACCCCCGAGCAACCGCCACGATCCGCAATACGGGGACGCGCGCAGGCAGCGACGTGGCCCAGCTCTACCTCGTTTCCACGCCCGCCGGACGTACGCTGCGCCTCGCCGGGTTTGCCAAGGTGGCTGTCGAGTCAGGCGCGATCGCAACCGCAACCATCCCCATCGAACTGCGCCTGCTCGCCGATAATAAGGGCGGCCGCTGGAGCATGCCCGCGGGAACCTATCGCTTCGCGCTTGGCCGGTCCGCCACAGATCTCGGCCCTGCCGTCACCGTGACCTTTCCAGCGCGTCAGTGGCGCTAA
- a CDS encoding alpha/beta hydrolase, protein MSRHRIVSALVALVCPMSASAQGIPVAPMATPAQSGAIPLGTGGVPGMPAESWFTLAGRPTVRNVSTATLLPVLPAKDKATGAAVVIAPGGGFVMESMEAEAMKPARWFADHGIAAFVLKYRLDPTPAAMEAFKQAALARFAAAAMAGAKGGADIPAPAPALADAQAAMGLVRTRAAQWGIDPKRVAYVGFSAGAIMGVDLVRAAAPGTAPDLFAAIYPSMAPTTVSPNAPPLFVAVASDDELFGKQGYGLPDSWRRAGRPVELHVYEHGGHGFGFDGKAGTTSVGWNQALLGWLGAHGWLTKQ, encoded by the coding sequence ATGTCGCGTCACCGCATCGTCAGCGCTTTGGTCGCGCTCGTTTGTCCGATGTCCGCCTCTGCGCAGGGCATTCCGGTCGCGCCGATGGCGACACCGGCGCAGTCCGGCGCTATTCCGCTCGGCACCGGCGGGGTGCCCGGCATGCCGGCGGAAAGCTGGTTCACGCTCGCCGGCCGTCCGACCGTGCGCAACGTGTCGACCGCGACGCTGCTGCCCGTTCTGCCCGCCAAGGACAAGGCGACGGGCGCCGCGGTCGTTATCGCGCCTGGTGGCGGCTTCGTGATGGAATCGATGGAAGCGGAAGCGATGAAGCCCGCGCGCTGGTTCGCGGATCACGGTATCGCCGCTTTCGTCCTCAAATATCGTCTGGATCCCACGCCCGCGGCGATGGAGGCGTTCAAGCAGGCGGCACTCGCCCGTTTCGCGGCCGCCGCTATGGCGGGCGCGAAAGGGGGGGCGGACATCCCCGCGCCCGCGCCGGCACTCGCCGATGCACAGGCGGCGATGGGACTGGTGCGAACCCGCGCCGCGCAATGGGGCATCGACCCCAAGCGCGTCGCGTATGTTGGCTTTTCGGCGGGAGCGATCATGGGCGTGGATCTGGTAAGGGCCGCTGCCCCCGGGACGGCTCCAGACCTGTTCGCCGCCATCTATCCCTCCATGGCGCCGACCACCGTATCCCCGAACGCACCGCCGCTGTTCGTTGCGGTGGCGAGCGACGACGAGCTTTTCGGCAAGCAGGGCTACGGCCTGCCCGACAGCTGGCGCCGTGCCGGACGCCCGGTCGAGTTGCACGTCTACGAACATGGCGGCCACGGCTTCGGCTTCGACGGCAAGGCCGGCACGACCAGCGTCGGCTGGAACCAGGCGCTGCTCGGCTGGCTCGGCGCGCACGGCTGGCTCACGAAACAATAG
- a CDS encoding helix-turn-helix transcriptional regulator — protein MASPASSPTFRHLKQLMAQLLDGVILLDATGVILSANAAALRMHGIEKLEDLGATAEGYAERFTLRSGTGRRLKRREYPLFRLLAGESFPDEIVEVMPAGEDEVRWVHQVRDVTMDVDGGEPDYLALVLCDVSARFDAEARFKAMFQANPAPALVVRLSDLRVMRANQGFQSLTGFRDDDLRGKALFGLELLDGLAGAKEVRALIEEGRVVPQAEAELLTADGSRRLVLFAGQPIDVTQEDALLLTFADLQPRREAEQALAASERHLLTVFEMAPVAMAVTQGADRSIIRVNAAFRALTGYDSAELIAPTTDGQGVWDVHDAYHAADRLVAEHGTLRHYEARLRSRAGELIDCLVSGESINVDGTDCVLWLYQDVTERRRDELELARAIDEVMQDTSWLSRSILDKLATLRRPQTQSPAEDLSPREREVLGLICDDLDDSAIAERLSLSRNTVRNHVARIYSKLGVSRRSGAVIWGRERGMGSHGS, from the coding sequence ATGGCTTCACCCGCATCCTCGCCGACGTTCCGCCACCTCAAACAGCTTATGGCGCAATTGCTGGACGGCGTGATCCTGCTCGATGCCACCGGCGTGATCCTGAGTGCCAACGCCGCGGCACTGCGCATGCACGGGATCGAAAAGCTCGAAGATCTGGGTGCGACCGCCGAGGGCTATGCCGAACGCTTCACGCTCCGCTCCGGCACTGGCCGGCGGCTCAAGCGCCGCGAGTATCCGCTGTTCCGGCTGCTCGCCGGGGAAAGCTTTCCGGACGAAATCGTCGAGGTGATGCCGGCCGGCGAAGACGAGGTGCGCTGGGTGCATCAGGTTCGCGATGTCACGATGGATGTGGATGGGGGAGAGCCGGACTATCTTGCGCTCGTTCTCTGCGATGTCTCCGCACGATTCGATGCCGAAGCGCGGTTCAAGGCGATGTTCCAGGCGAACCCGGCACCGGCGCTGGTCGTGCGCCTGTCCGATCTGCGCGTGATGCGGGCCAATCAGGGATTCCAGTCGCTGACAGGGTTCAGGGATGACGACCTTAGGGGCAAGGCGCTGTTCGGCCTGGAGCTTCTCGACGGCCTCGCGGGCGCAAAAGAGGTCAGGGCGTTGATCGAGGAGGGACGGGTCGTACCCCAGGCCGAAGCCGAATTGCTCACGGCGGACGGATCGCGGCGGCTGGTCTTGTTCGCCGGCCAACCGATCGACGTCACGCAAGAGGACGCGCTGCTGCTCACCTTCGCCGACCTTCAGCCGCGACGCGAGGCGGAACAGGCGCTCGCCGCCAGCGAACGACATCTTCTGACCGTGTTCGAGATGGCCCCCGTCGCCATGGCGGTCACGCAAGGCGCCGACCGGTCGATCATCCGCGTCAACGCGGCGTTCCGGGCACTGACGGGATATGACAGCGCAGAGCTGATCGCGCCGACGACGGATGGCCAGGGCGTATGGGACGTGCACGACGCCTATCACGCAGCGGACCGGCTCGTGGCGGAACACGGCACGTTGCGGCACTACGAAGCGCGTCTGCGGTCACGCGCGGGCGAATTGATCGACTGCCTCGTTTCGGGCGAATCCATCAACGTCGATGGCACGGATTGCGTGCTGTGGCTCTATCAGGACGTGACCGAGCGCCGCCGCGACGAACTCGAACTGGCCAGAGCCATCGACGAGGTGATGCAGGATACGAGCTGGTTGAGCCGATCTATCCTCGACAAGCTCGCCACCCTCCGCCGCCCACAGACGCAATCCCCCGCCGAAGATCTTAGCCCCCGCGAGCGGGAGGTGCTCGGCCTGATCTGCGACGATCTGGACGATAGCGCCATTGCCGAGCGCCTGAGCCTGTCGCGCAACACCGTGCGCAACCACGTCGCGAGGATCTACTCCAAATTGGGGGTGAGCCGGCGCAGCGGCGCCGTCATCTGGGGCCGGGAACGCGGAATGGGCTCCCACGGCTCATAG
- a CDS encoding GlsB/YeaQ/YmgE family stress response membrane protein, translating to MGLIVLLIVGGLIGWVASMIMRTDGQQGIFLNIVVGIVGAMLAGFLITPLIGGAPITSGVISIQSVVVSLLGAVVLLAIINLFRRGAVR from the coding sequence ATGGGACTGATTGTACTTCTTATCGTCGGCGGATTGATCGGCTGGGTGGCGAGCATGATCATGCGCACCGACGGCCAGCAGGGGATATTCCTCAACATCGTCGTCGGCATCGTCGGCGCCATGCTCGCGGGCTTCCTGATTACGCCGCTGATCGGCGGCGCACCGATCACCAGCGGCGTGATCAGCATCCAGTCCGTGGTGGTGTCGCTGTTGGGCGCGGTGGTGCTGCTGGCGATCATCAATCTCTTTCGCCGCGGCGCGGTGCGCTGA
- a CDS encoding S41 family peptidase: protein MHKSLIALTIPLLAAAAEPLRDWSATLRADATAFHDAIAANHPGPVNRLDPRFTERNDAGLALALRRAANARDYPAYLWAMRAYVAGFDDGHVAFDVNQPVPLPLRWPGFLTTLDGAERAVVVTRADDVALPLGAELVSCDGIPAKTLAMRNVGDFRGRWSLFSQRASTAGRLFIDAGNPYVRRPARCRFTVDGRSREVVLQWRDLPDAEFDTRFAAASPRAHPEIGGTTLPDGTRWYTLSGFDSDPMGKDAKALVPLIASMKADAAGLAAAPRIVLDLRGNNGGSSDWSRQVATILWGAAAIRRLPSDSQAVDWRVSPGNLATIDGYRSAWRAAPDASPEAMRWGDRVSAGLNSALARGDTLWREADEEAAAPPTDITAPVLPPKGRVYVLTDLGCASACLDAVDLWTALGAVQIGQETGADSLYMDIRRVPLPSGFAQAIVPMKVYRGRKRGSNVPAVPVHRYTGDMRDTPALQRWVASLS from the coding sequence ATGCACAAGAGCTTGATCGCACTCACCATTCCGTTGCTAGCCGCCGCAGCTGAGCCGCTCCGCGACTGGTCGGCAACGCTGCGGGCCGATGCGACCGCGTTCCACGACGCGATAGCGGCGAACCATCCGGGCCCGGTCAATCGCCTCGACCCCCGTTTCACCGAGCGCAATGATGCCGGGCTCGCACTGGCGCTGCGCCGGGCGGCGAACGCACGCGACTATCCTGCCTATCTGTGGGCGATGCGCGCTTATGTCGCTGGCTTCGACGACGGCCATGTCGCGTTCGATGTCAACCAGCCGGTGCCGCTGCCGCTGCGCTGGCCGGGCTTCCTCACCACGCTCGACGGTGCCGAGCGGGCGGTGGTTGTCACCCGCGCCGACGACGTTGCCCTGCCGCTTGGCGCCGAGCTGGTAAGCTGCGACGGCATCCCCGCAAAGACCCTCGCCATGCGGAACGTCGGCGATTTCCGCGGCCGCTGGAGTCTTTTCAGCCAGCGGGCCTCAACCGCGGGCCGCCTGTTCATCGACGCGGGCAACCCGTACGTCCGTCGCCCCGCACGCTGCCGCTTCACGGTAGACGGCAGATCGCGCGAGGTCGTGTTGCAATGGCGCGACCTGCCCGACGCCGAGTTCGACACCCGCTTCGCGGCGGCGAGCCCGCGCGCGCATCCCGAGATCGGCGGGACGACGCTGCCCGATGGCACTCGCTGGTACACGCTCTCGGGTTTTGACAGCGACCCTATGGGTAAGGATGCCAAAGCTCTGGTGCCGCTGATCGCCAGCATGAAGGCCGATGCCGCAGGGCTCGCGGCGGCGCCGCGCATCGTGCTCGACCTGCGCGGCAACAATGGCGGCTCGTCCGACTGGTCGAGACAGGTCGCGACGATCCTATGGGGCGCCGCTGCGATTCGGAGGCTGCCATCGGATAGCCAGGCGGTCGACTGGCGCGTGTCGCCAGGCAATCTTGCGACGATCGACGGCTATCGCTCCGCCTGGCGAGCGGCGCCGGACGCTTCGCCCGAGGCGATGCGCTGGGGGGATCGTGTCTCTGCGGGGCTCAACAGCGCGCTCGCGCGCGGCGACACGCTGTGGCGGGAGGCCGACGAGGAGGCCGCGGCGCCGCCCACCGATATCACGGCTCCCGTGCTGCCGCCGAAGGGCCGGGTGTACGTGCTGACCGACCTCGGCTGCGCGTCCGCCTGCCTCGACGCGGTTGACCTGTGGACTGCGCTCGGCGCGGTGCAGATCGGGCAGGAGACGGGCGCCGACTCGCTCTATATGGACATCCGCCGCGTCCCCCTGCCGAGCGGCTTCGCGCAGGCGATCGTGCCGATGAAGGTCTATCGCGGCCGCAAGCGCGGATCGAACGTCCCTGCGGTGCCGGTTCACCGTTACACCGGCGACATGCGCGACACTCCCGCGCTGCAACGATGGGTTGCAAGCCTCTCGTGA
- a CDS encoding NAD-binding protein, with product MAAGVDPALLFEAVAGGPLDYGYLHAKGKAMLANDFAPSFSVERGAKDAQLVNDAATAAGVQVDLAAAGLERFRRVVAAGHGDADVAASFLA from the coding sequence ATCGCGGCGGGCGTCGACCCGGCCTTGCTGTTCGAGGCGGTGGCGGGCGGGCCGCTCGACTATGGCTATCTGCACGCCAAGGGCAAGGCGATGCTGGCGAACGACTTCGCGCCGAGCTTCTCGGTCGAGAGAGGCGCCAAGGATGCGCAGCTCGTTAACGATGCGGCGACGGCGGCCGGGGTGCAGGTCGATCTGGCGGCGGCGGGGCTGGAACGCTTTCGCCGGGTGGTCGCGGCCGGGCATGGCGATGCGGATGTCGCCGCTTCGTTCTTGGCGTGA
- a CDS encoding TonB-dependent receptor plug domain-containing protein has protein sequence MMRMMRQRLLVGVAAIWLVAGGSVRAQEAHPDDDGEAARADITVIGTRGAGRNTTDSPVPIDVIRGDAIRQAGANGELAQSLATLLPAFNFPRQSNSGVGDTVRAAQLRGLSPDQVLVLVNGKRYHPTATTALDAKIGRGTAPVDFNTLPVGGVARLDVLRDGAGAQYGSDAIAGVVDIGLDRLDHGAAAGITYGGNVTRPDALDRTLHDGRTAVIDLKTGTRLGETGFLTLGGDYGRQQGTNRAGYDRGGQYLSNGSYADPRNDAFLGRRLFKVGDPRVDSGHLWFNAESAGDDGATLYSFGILHLREAAGANFFRWPVIVDGKGDDYVAPGQPGNGFLPQSLVRNGDLSVTAGVRGILGGWKVDGSVTYGGNWIRYRLRDSLNYSLGAASPTAFLLSRTRSDQLVGNLDVSRDYDLGLTSPVTLAAGLEYRHERWRSRPGDAASYAIGPLADPASLGLQPGAQAGPGLTPDDARSLGRDVVAGYAEASADLLPGVLADVAGRIEHYSDAGTAVAGKAAVRWAIAPGLAVRGSVSNSFRAPGLAQLGTSATSLSFGEGGQLRRVSTLPVDSPAARGLGARDLRPERSVNLSGGITTTPVPGLRLSVDVFQILIDDRITLSERFDLSAVTPSRRSALGLATYDAINFFTNAVDLKTRGIDAVADYRRTYGGTTIGLAAAYSYARNTIRRVTAPPAQLAANGIGGGLIGLEETNTLETAAPRDKIILSADAARGAVSGLLRGVRYGSVEHVFDFGGGFTPRQRFGAAWSLDAELSLAVRRGMTVSVGGSNLLDRYPDRSIDDFNGAGNLAYDPLSPIGINGRFLYTCARVTL, from the coding sequence ATGATGAGGATGATGCGGCAGCGGCTGCTCGTCGGGGTCGCGGCCATATGGCTGGTCGCTGGCGGCAGCGTACGGGCGCAGGAGGCGCACCCGGATGACGACGGCGAGGCTGCCCGGGCGGATATCACCGTCATCGGCACGCGCGGCGCGGGACGCAACACCACCGACAGCCCGGTGCCGATCGATGTGATCCGCGGCGATGCGATCCGTCAGGCGGGCGCGAACGGCGAGCTCGCCCAATCGCTCGCCACGTTGCTGCCCGCGTTCAACTTCCCGCGCCAGTCGAATTCGGGCGTCGGCGACACCGTGCGCGCGGCGCAGTTGCGTGGTCTTTCGCCCGATCAGGTCCTCGTGCTGGTCAACGGCAAACGCTATCATCCCACCGCGACGACGGCGCTCGACGCCAAGATCGGCCGCGGCACGGCGCCGGTGGATTTCAACACGCTACCCGTCGGCGGCGTCGCGAGGCTCGACGTGCTGCGCGACGGGGCGGGCGCGCAATATGGCTCGGATGCGATCGCCGGCGTCGTCGATATCGGTCTCGACCGGCTCGACCATGGCGCCGCCGCCGGCATCACATATGGCGGAAACGTCACCCGGCCCGATGCGCTCGACCGGACACTGCACGACGGGCGCACCGCCGTCATCGACCTGAAGACCGGCACGCGGCTCGGCGAGACCGGCTTTCTTACCCTTGGCGGCGATTATGGCCGGCAGCAAGGCACCAACCGCGCCGGCTATGATCGCGGCGGCCAATATCTATCGAACGGCAGCTATGCCGATCCGCGCAACGACGCATTTCTCGGGCGGCGGCTGTTCAAGGTCGGCGATCCGCGGGTCGACAGCGGCCATCTGTGGTTCAATGCCGAAAGCGCGGGCGACGACGGCGCGACGCTCTACAGCTTCGGCATCCTGCATCTGCGCGAAGCGGCCGGCGCCAATTTCTTCCGCTGGCCGGTCATCGTCGACGGCAAGGGCGACGATTATGTCGCGCCCGGCCAGCCGGGCAACGGGTTCCTCCCGCAAAGTCTCGTCCGCAACGGCGACCTTTCGGTCACCGCTGGCGTGCGCGGCATACTTGGCGGGTGGAAGGTCGATGGCAGCGTCACCTATGGCGGCAACTGGATCCGCTATCGGCTGCGCGACTCGCTCAATTATTCGCTCGGTGCCGCCAGCCCGACCGCCTTCCTGCTGTCCCGAACCCGCTCGGATCAGCTCGTCGGCAATCTCGACGTGTCGCGGGACTATGACCTCGGGCTGACCTCGCCCGTCACGCTGGCGGCGGGCCTGGAATATCGGCATGAGCGCTGGCGCTCCCGCCCCGGGGATGCCGCCTCCTATGCGATCGGACCGCTCGCGGATCCGGCGTCACTGGGATTGCAGCCGGGGGCCCAGGCCGGTCCGGGGTTGACTCCGGACGATGCCCGCTCGCTGGGGCGCGACGTCGTGGCCGGCTATGCCGAAGCCTCTGCCGACCTGCTGCCGGGCGTGCTGGCCGATGTGGCGGGACGGATCGAACATTATTCGGATGCGGGCACCGCGGTGGCGGGGAAGGCCGCCGTGCGCTGGGCGATCGCACCCGGCCTCGCGGTACGCGGATCGGTGTCGAACAGCTTTCGCGCGCCGGGCCTCGCACAGCTCGGCACGTCTGCCACCTCGCTCAGTTTTGGCGAGGGCGGGCAGCTGCGCCGCGTCTCTACGCTGCCGGTCGACAGTCCGGCGGCGCGCGGACTGGGCGCGCGCGACCTGCGACCCGAGCGCAGCGTCAACCTGTCGGGCGGGATCACCACCACGCCGGTGCCGGGACTGCGGCTGTCGGTCGATGTCTTCCAAATCCTGATCGACGATCGCATCACACTGTCGGAACGCTTCGATCTGTCCGCCGTGACGCCGTCGCGGCGCAGCGCGCTCGGTCTCGCCACCTATGACGCGATCAATTTCTTCACTAACGCGGTCGACCTGAAGACGCGCGGGATCGATGCGGTCGCGGACTATCGCCGCACCTACGGCGGCACCACGATCGGACTGGCCGCAGCCTATAGCTATGCCAGGAACACGATCCGTCGCGTCACGGCGCCGCCGGCGCAACTCGCCGCCAACGGCATCGGCGGCGGGCTGATCGGGCTGGAGGAGACCAATACGCTGGAGACCGCCGCACCGCGCGACAAGATCATCCTGTCGGCGGATGCGGCCCGTGGGGCGGTCTCCGGTCTCCTGCGCGGCGTCCGCTATGGATCGGTCGAACACGTCTTCGATTTCGGCGGCGGCTTCACGCCGCGGCAGCGGTTCGGGGCGGCATGGTCGCTTGATGCCGAGCTGTCGCTGGCCGTGCGCCGCGGAATGACCGTGAGCGTCGGGGGAAGCAACCTGCTCGACCGTTATCCCGATCGGTCGATCGACGATTTCAACGGCGCGGGCAATCTGGCGTACGACCCCTTGTCGCCGATCGGGATCAACGGCCGCTTCCTTTATACGTGCGCGCGGGTGACCTTATGA
- a CDS encoding APC family permease yields MTESASFLPTGAERDMPLRRLIGPWQASSVVMGMVVGAGIFRSASFVGSALGSAFAVYAAWTIGGIVALIGALCYAELSSAFPHPGGDYRFLKEAYGDTIAFLFAWSRFAVIFTASAAMLAFVGTDYLGEMIPMDGTARAILAGTLVVALSAINLRGLRTSARSEVVFVLLDVVALLAVGGAALWLTLQGGVEHNPVSGSYPTPDFGVAMVYVMLAYGGFNDAATLSAEVRRPRDMTRALIGGMSAVTALYLVANWAYLQVLGSAGLATSDAPAAAVMLAVFGRTGETIMVAAVGLATMAVLNALLIVGGRTLYAAAADTPGLERLAGWDLSRGVPRAAILLQTVITLLLIVWGALTPTGFATMVDYMSPVYWLFLTLSALAVPILRRKRPAAVRPYRMPFALLLSAIFAGVALYILRASVVHVGPIGALTSFGTIVIGLVARWILHRYAARRDAREGACVH; encoded by the coding sequence ATGACGGAATCCGCGTCTTTCTTGCCGACCGGCGCCGAGCGCGACATGCCGCTGCGCCGGTTGATCGGCCCCTGGCAGGCGTCGTCGGTGGTGATGGGCATGGTCGTCGGCGCCGGTATCTTCCGCTCGGCGTCGTTCGTCGGCAGCGCACTGGGATCCGCGTTCGCCGTCTATGCCGCCTGGACGATCGGCGGCATCGTCGCGCTGATCGGGGCGCTGTGTTACGCCGAATTGAGTTCGGCCTTTCCGCATCCCGGTGGCGATTATCGCTTCCTCAAGGAGGCCTATGGCGACACCATCGCGTTCCTGTTCGCCTGGTCGCGCTTCGCGGTGATCTTCACCGCCTCGGCCGCGATGCTCGCCTTCGTCGGGACCGATTATCTCGGCGAGATGATCCCGATGGACGGCACTGCGCGCGCGATCCTCGCGGGCACCCTCGTCGTCGCGCTCAGCGCGATCAACCTGCGTGGGTTACGGACGAGTGCGCGCAGCGAAGTGGTGTTCGTCCTGCTCGACGTCGTCGCGCTGCTCGCGGTCGGCGGCGCCGCATTGTGGCTGACGTTGCAGGGCGGCGTGGAGCATAATCCGGTTTCCGGCTCGTATCCCACACCCGATTTCGGCGTGGCGATGGTCTATGTCATGCTGGCTTATGGCGGCTTCAACGACGCCGCGACGCTCTCGGCCGAGGTGCGGCGGCCGCGCGACATGACCCGCGCGCTGATCGGTGGGATGAGCGCGGTCACCGCACTCTACCTCGTCGCCAACTGGGCCTATCTGCAGGTCCTGGGCAGCGCCGGTCTCGCGACCAGCGACGCGCCTGCCGCCGCGGTGATGCTCGCCGTATTCGGGCGCACGGGCGAAACGATCATGGTCGCCGCGGTCGGACTGGCGACGATGGCGGTGCTCAACGCGCTGCTCATCGTCGGGGGGCGCACGCTTTATGCCGCGGCCGCCGACACGCCCGGGCTGGAACGGCTCGCCGGCTGGGACCTGTCGCGTGGCGTGCCGCGCGCGGCGATCCTGCTCCAGACCGTCATCACGCTGCTGCTGATCGTGTGGGGTGCCCTGACGCCGACCGGCTTTGCGACGATGGTCGACTATATGTCGCCGGTCTATTGGCTGTTCCTGACGCTCAGCGCGCTCGCCGTGCCGATCCTGCGCCGCAAGCGCCCGGCGGCGGTGCGGCCGTATCGCATGCCGTTCGCGCTATTGTTGTCGGCGATCTTCGCCGGAGTCGCGCTCTACATCCTTCGCGCCAGCGTCGTCCATGTCGGCCCGATCGGCGCGCTGACCAGCTTCGGTACGATCGTCATCGGTCTGGTCGCACGGTGGATCCTGCACCGCTACGCCGCGCGCCGCGACGCTCGCGAGGGCGCCTGCGTCCACTGA